The sequence CGGTAAACCCGGCGCGTTTCGCCGCGCTCAGCGTGTCGTCAAGGGCCTGCGCCGTGGCCGGGGGCCGCAGCCACAGGGCCAGCCGAGACGCGGGGGCAGCGGGCTGGGCCAGCGAACTTCCGAACAGAGCAAGCGTGATAGACGACAGAAGAGCCAGCGGACGCATGCATTCAGGATAGAGACCCCACATGAGCGCGGGTTTGAGAGACGGTCAGGCCCCGGTCAGCGGGGTTCTGGTATACTTGGAGGCGTCTGGGGGTGACTTGGTTTCGACAGGTTCATCTGAAGGCGCTCCGGCGTGTCGAGGTGCCGTTGGCCTCGTTAAAAAACGGCAAAACCTTTTAACTGGCAACGTTAAGTTCCAGCCTGTAACACTCGCCTTCGCTGCTTAAGTGAAGCCAGCCCCAGAAAGCCCCGCCTTTGGCGTTCTGGCATCTGCATAAATAAAGGCTAGCCCCGGCGATCCCTGTTAGCCGAAGGCGAACATACAGCGGGGTAAGAACCGGAAAGCCTGCCCCTGGGCCAGTTCGGTTCCGACAATCAGAATGCGGGCTACACACGTAGATGGACGCTGAACGGGGACTTGGACGAGAGTTCGATTCTCTCCACCTCCACCACACAGAGCGGCAGACCTTTAGGCATTCCTGGGGGTCTGTTTCTTTTGTATACTCTGTAAGCCTGCGGAGCTGAGAGCGCCGCACGGCTGAAACGGGTGCGCCGGGATGGTGGAATCGGTAGACACAAGCGACTTAAAATCGCTCGCCGCAAGGCGTACGGGTTCAAGTCCCGTTCTCGGCACCACATAGCAGTTAGGCAGGAAAAGAGGCGTCACATCCGGTTACCGGGCCGTGACGCCTCTTTCCTGGTTGTTCCTGGTGCACTCGACTGGAATCGAACCAGTGGCCTAAGGCTTAGGAGTCCCTCGCTCTATCCAACTGAGCTACGAGTGCGCGTGCGTGCCGTACAGCCCGGTGCAGCGCGGGACAGTATAGCGCTGGGCGGCGCTTCTGGGTAGCTGGACAGTCGGACGATGCGGCGGCGCGGCTCTTACCTGCATCATGAAGCCAACATGGAAGGCGCACGATGATCCGCAATTTTCGGCGCTGGTGGATGACGCCCGCGCTGCATGGCCCGGACGACACCGCCAAACGGGTGACGTGGCTCGAACTGTTCTACGACCTGGTCTTCGTGGTCGTGATCTCGCGGCTGGCCCACCATCTGGGCACGCACCCCGACGTGAGTGGCCTTCAGAGTTTCGTGCTGCTGTTCGTGCCGGTGTGGTGGGTCTGGGTCAGCGGCACGTATTACAACGAGCGCTTCGAAACCTTCGACCTCAGCTTCCGCTTCTTCACCTTTCTTCAGATGTTAGCGGTGGCTGCCATTGCCGCGACTGCCGAAGACGGAACCGGGCGCACCGTGCAGGGCTTCGCGCTGTCGTACGCCTTCGCCCGCCTGATTCTGACACTGATGTGGTGGCGGGCCGGACGGCACAACGTCAGCGTTCGCCCGGTCACCAACGTTTATGTCGCCGGGTTCAGCGTCAGTATCGCCCTGTGGACACTCTCGGCCTTTGTGCCGGCTGCGCCCCTCGCCACCACGCTGCGGGTGCTGGGCCTGCTGATCGAACTGGGTGTCCCGCTCCTGACCCTGCGCCATCAGCGTCAGGTTTTTCTGGGGAGTGCGCGGAAGCTGCCCGAGCGCTTTGGCCTGTTCGTCATCATCGTGCTGGGCGAAAGTCTGGTGGGTGTGACCAACGGTCTGGCCGATACCGAAATCTTCAGCGGCACCGTCCTCCTGCGCTTCTTTCTGGGAATGCTGGTGGGCTTTGGGCTGTGGTGGGTGTATTTCGACAACATCGGGCGGCGAGAGCCTCGCAGTCAGGCCGGATCACTGACGCTGCTGTTCTGGGTCTATCTGCACCTGCCACTGGTGATGGGCATTGCGGCGGTGGGTGCGATGCTGGCGCATGTGGTCGGCTTGCCGGTGGCCGAACTGCACAGCGGCGCAGAGGAAGGCGTGCGCTGGCTGCTGGCGGGCGGCTTTGCGCTGAGTTACCTGTGCATGGCGGGCCTGGAACCCACGCTGGAGCCGGAAGAACCGGTGC is a genomic window of Deinococcus ruber containing:
- a CDS encoding low temperature requirement protein A gives rise to the protein MIRNFRRWWMTPALHGPDDTAKRVTWLELFYDLVFVVVISRLAHHLGTHPDVSGLQSFVLLFVPVWWVWVSGTYYNERFETFDLSFRFFTFLQMLAVAAIAATAEDGTGRTVQGFALSYAFARLILTLMWWRAGRHNVSVRPVTNVYVAGFSVSIALWTLSAFVPAAPLATTLRVLGLLIELGVPLLTLRHQRQVFLGSARKLPERFGLFVIIVLGESLVGVTNGLADTEIFSGTVLLRFFLGMLVGFGLWWVYFDNIGRREPRSQAGSLTLLFWVYLHLPLVMGIAAVGAMLAHVVGLPVAELHSGAEEGVRWLLAGGFALSYLCMAGLEPTLEPEEPVLVPPLLSVSLRIATALAALLLPLLHVALPWMLAGLVALHLIHMVVGVRAWFASEHAGRNDVH